The following coding sequences are from one Triticum aestivum cultivar Chinese Spring chromosome 5A, IWGSC CS RefSeq v2.1, whole genome shotgun sequence window:
- the LOC123107149 gene encoding transcription factor HEC1 translates to MDFDLLLSSSPEAQLALMNTMLQLEQALNDQSLMMAEASPPISPVQTPSHSLSPPPHVSTACAAADAGYFYHQDLHAQAAPAGYAGTGGVHQEYVVSPGAAVFDGAGGAPQGYSSPSSSDAMREMIFHIAALQPVEVDPEAVRPPKRRNVRTSKDPQSVAARLRRERISERIRVLQRLVPGGTKMDTASMLDEAIHYVKFLKSQVQSLELAAAATGAAAHRAAAFAYPAMQHAPW, encoded by the coding sequence ATGGACTTTGACCTGCTGTTGAGCTCCAGCCCCGAGGCGCAGCTCGCGCTGATGAACACCATGCTCCAGCTCGAGCAGGCGCTCAACGACCAGTCGCTGATGATGGCGGAGGCGTCGCCGCCGATATCGCCCGTGCAGACCCCTTCGCACAGCCTCTCGCCTCCGCCGCACGTGTCCACGGCCTGCGCGGCCGCCGACGCCGGCTATTTTTACCATCAGGACCTGCATGCCCAGGCCGCCCCGGCGGGCTACGCCGGCACCGGCGGCGTGCACCAGGAATACGTGGTGTCCCCGGGCGCCGCCGTCTTcgacggcgccggcggcgcgcCGCAGGGTTACTCGTCCCCGTCCTCGTCGGACGCGATGCGGGAGATGATCTTCCACATCGCGGCGCTGCAGCCGGTGGAGGTCGACCCGGAGGCGGTGCGCCCGCCGAAGCGCCGCAACGTGCGGACCTCCAAGGACCCGCAGAGCGTGGCGGCGAGGCTGCGGCGGGAGCGCATCAGCGAGCGCATCCGCGTCCTGCAGCGCCTCGTCCCCGGCGGCACCAAGATGGACACCGCCTCCATGCTCGACGAGGCCATCCActacgtcaagttcctcaagtccCAGGTGCAGTCgctcgagctcgccgccgccgccaccggcgcggCCGCCCACCGCGCCGCTGCCTTCGCCTACCCCGCCATGCAGCACGCGCCGTGGTAG